Proteins encoded within one genomic window of Glycine soja cultivar W05 chromosome 1, ASM419377v2, whole genome shotgun sequence:
- the LOC114415114 gene encoding uncharacterized protein LOC114415114, with protein sequence MQVPLIDIDRINDLQVGLNSLQNPSFPIPSQITTSLAYNFCKWGAVILALVATFGSIINRVTIFIIRFRAKAPSLPSLTLNDDNFYTSSSSDDDDDDDNDDDLTYSSSEPEDEPSASSSFIRLDDYFRLRGTDNNNNNNLDDEFQTQNGTHKRCRSIGDIFSLSELANSKSVVKLWDTIGFGLGLDFDDYDGYYVGNAAVPTSSTASPSVVVSAGEGACGNLALEIWDTRLRRRKPTVVAEWGPTVGKTLRVESGGVQKVYVRDDGRYGVTVGDMRKVSTPLESVTESDADTWWDADAIVVSDESFGEQQSMLQQPT encoded by the coding sequence ATGCAAGTTCCATTGATCGACATCGACAGAATCAACGATCTCCAAGTGGGTCTGAACTCTCTGCAGAACCCATCCTTCCCAATCCCTTCTCAGATCACAACCTCCCTCGCTTACAATTTCTGCAAATGGGGCGCAGTCATTCTCGCCCTTGTCGCCACCTTCGGCAGCATCATCAACAGAGTCACTATCTTCATCATCCGCTTCCGCGCCAAAGCCCCTTCTCTCCCATCCCTAACCCTAAACGACGACAATTTTTacacctcctcctcctctgacgacgacgacgacgacgataACGACGACGACCTAACCTACTCCTCTTCCGAGCCCGAAGACGAGCCCTCCGCGTCTTCCAGTTTCATCCGTTTGGACGACTATTTCCGACTCAGAGGAaccgataataataataataataacctagACGACGAGTTTCAGACTCAAAACGGCACGCACAAACGATGTCGTAGCATCGGGGATATTTTCTCCCTCTCGGAACTAGCCAACAGCAAGAGCGTGGTGAAGCTCTGGGACACCATAGGCTTCGGCCTGGGCTTGGACTTCGATGATTACGATGGTTACTACGTTGGTAACGCGGCGGTTCCGACGAGCTCCACCGCGTCTCCCTCGGTGGTTGTCTCGGCGGGGGAAGGCGCGTGCGGGAATCTGGCGCTGGAGATCTGGGACACGCGGCTGCGGCGGCGGAAGCCCACGGTGGTGGCGGAGTGGGGTCCCACCGTGGGAAAGACCCTGCGCGTGGAATCTGGTGGCGTCCAGAAGGTCTACGTCAGAGATGACGGGCGTTACGGCGTGACGGTCGGGGATATGAGAAAGGTCAGCACGCCGTTAGAGAGCGTAACGGAATCTGACGCGGATACTTGGTGGGATGCGGACGCTATTGTTGTTTCGGACGAGTCTTTTGGCGAACAGCAATCAATGTTGCAACAACCAACTTGA